Proteins found in one Quercus robur chromosome 2, dhQueRobu3.1, whole genome shotgun sequence genomic segment:
- the LOC126713680 gene encoding NAC domain-containing protein 75 isoform X1, whose product MNKSSLGSISSSDLIDAKLEEHQMCGSKHCPGCGHKLEGKPDWLGLPAGVKFDPTDQELIEHLEAKVEAKDMKSHPLIDEFIPTIEGEDGICYTHPEKLPGVTRDGLSRHFFHRPSKAYTTGTRKRRKIQTECDLQGGETRWHKTGKTRPVMVNGKQKGCKKILVLYTNFGKNRKPEKTNWVMHQYHLGQHEEEKEGELVVSKIFYQTQPRQCNWSDRSATTGEGNSDPNSRRDSGSGSCSSKEVVPHRDEMSAAGVAPISGYGAIDIQQLKSDHFSFAPLRKSFDEVGIAEASTAREAPASGTCEELRDHQRPHPMAHEHHHQQQQHHHAHHQLATTAFHISRPSHPISTIISPPPLHHTSIILDQDPYHVPRIMLQNENFQQQQQQQQQQQQQHHKLGGRSASGLEELIMGCTSTNIKEESSITNPQEAEWLKYSSFWPDPDNPDHHG is encoded by the exons ATGAATAAGAGTAGTTTGGGCTCCATCAGCAGCTCTGATCTCATCGATGCCAAGCTTGAAGAGCATCAAATGTGTGGATCCAAGCACTGTCCCGGTTGTGGACACAAGCTTGAGGGAAAGCCG GATTGGTTAGGTCTACCTGCAGGAGTGAAATTTGATCCTACAGACCAAGAATTGATCGAACACCTTGAAGCAAAGGTAGAGGCCAAAGACATGAAATCTCACCCTTTGATAGATGAGTTTATCCCTACTATTGAAGGAGAAGATGGGATTTGCTATACCCATCCAGAAAAACTTCCAG GAGTCACAAGAGATGGCTTGAGCAGGCATTTCTTTCATAGACCATCGAAAGCTTACACAACTGGgacaagaaagagaagaaaaattcaaaccGAATGTGACTTGCAAGGTGGTGAAACAAGGTGGCACAAGACTGGCAAAACTAGGCCTGTAATGGTGAATGGCAAGCAAAAAGGGTGCAAGAAAATACTAGTCCTTTATACAAATTTTGGCAAAAACAGAAAACCCGAAAAGACCAACTGGGTCATGCATCAATACCACCTTGGTCAAcatgaagaagagaaagaaggggAGCTTGTGGTTTCAAAGATATTCTATCAGACACAGCCAAGACAATGCAATTGGTCTGATAGGAGTGCAACCACTGGCGAAGGAAACAGTGACCCCAATAGCAGGAGAGATAGTGGTAGTGGAAGTTGTTCTTCCAAGGAAGTAGTTCCTCATAGAGATGAAATGTCTGCAGCTGGGGTTGCTCCAATATCAGGTTACGGTGCCATTGACATTCAACAGTTAAAATCTGACCATTTCAGCTTTGCCCCACTCAGGAAAAGCTTTGATGAG GTAGGGATAGCAGAGGCTTCAACAGCAAGGGAAGCACCGGCATCAGGCACGTGCGAAGAGTTGCGAGATCATCAGAGGCCACATCCTATGGCCCATGAGCACCATCACCAACAGCAACAACATCACCATGCACACCATCAGCTTGCAACTACAGCCTTCCACATCAGCAGACCTTCACATCCCATTTCAACCATCATTTCACCACCTCCACTCCATCACACCTCTATTATTCTCGACCAAGACCCGTACCATGTCCCCAGAATAATGCTCCAAAATGAGAATTTCCAG cagcaacaacaacagcagcagcagcaacagcaacagcatCATAAACTTGGAGGAAGGTCTGCATCAGGTTTAGAGGAACTCATAATGGGTTGCACTTCAACTAATATCAAAGAA GAATCATCCATCACAAATCCTCAAGAGGCAGAATGGTTGAAGTATTCTTCATTCTGGCCTGACCCTGACAACCCGGATCATCATGGGTAG
- the LOC126713680 gene encoding NAC domain-containing protein 75 isoform X2: MNKSSLGSISSSDLIDAKLEEHQMCGSKHCPGCGHKLEGKPDWLGLPAGVKFDPTDQELIEHLEAKVEAKDMKSHPLIDEFIPTIEGEDGICYTHPEKLPGVTRDGLSRHFFHRPSKAYTTGTRKRRKIQTECDLQGGETRWHKTGKTRPVMVNGKQKGCKKILVLYTNFGKNRKPEKTNWVMHQYHLGQHEEEKEGELVVSKIFYQTQPRQCNWSDRSATTGEGNSDPNSRRDSGSGSCSSKEVVPHRDEMSAAGVAPISGYGAIDIQQLKSDHFSFAPLRKSFDEVGIAEASTAREAPASGTCEELRDHQRPHPMAHEHHHQQQQHHHAHHQLATTAFHISRPSHPISTIISPPPLHHTSIILDQDPYHVPRIMLQNENFQQQQQQQQQQQQHHKLGGRSASGLEELIMGCTSTNIKEESSITNPQEAEWLKYSSFWPDPDNPDHHG, encoded by the exons ATGAATAAGAGTAGTTTGGGCTCCATCAGCAGCTCTGATCTCATCGATGCCAAGCTTGAAGAGCATCAAATGTGTGGATCCAAGCACTGTCCCGGTTGTGGACACAAGCTTGAGGGAAAGCCG GATTGGTTAGGTCTACCTGCAGGAGTGAAATTTGATCCTACAGACCAAGAATTGATCGAACACCTTGAAGCAAAGGTAGAGGCCAAAGACATGAAATCTCACCCTTTGATAGATGAGTTTATCCCTACTATTGAAGGAGAAGATGGGATTTGCTATACCCATCCAGAAAAACTTCCAG GAGTCACAAGAGATGGCTTGAGCAGGCATTTCTTTCATAGACCATCGAAAGCTTACACAACTGGgacaagaaagagaagaaaaattcaaaccGAATGTGACTTGCAAGGTGGTGAAACAAGGTGGCACAAGACTGGCAAAACTAGGCCTGTAATGGTGAATGGCAAGCAAAAAGGGTGCAAGAAAATACTAGTCCTTTATACAAATTTTGGCAAAAACAGAAAACCCGAAAAGACCAACTGGGTCATGCATCAATACCACCTTGGTCAAcatgaagaagagaaagaaggggAGCTTGTGGTTTCAAAGATATTCTATCAGACACAGCCAAGACAATGCAATTGGTCTGATAGGAGTGCAACCACTGGCGAAGGAAACAGTGACCCCAATAGCAGGAGAGATAGTGGTAGTGGAAGTTGTTCTTCCAAGGAAGTAGTTCCTCATAGAGATGAAATGTCTGCAGCTGGGGTTGCTCCAATATCAGGTTACGGTGCCATTGACATTCAACAGTTAAAATCTGACCATTTCAGCTTTGCCCCACTCAGGAAAAGCTTTGATGAG GTAGGGATAGCAGAGGCTTCAACAGCAAGGGAAGCACCGGCATCAGGCACGTGCGAAGAGTTGCGAGATCATCAGAGGCCACATCCTATGGCCCATGAGCACCATCACCAACAGCAACAACATCACCATGCACACCATCAGCTTGCAACTACAGCCTTCCACATCAGCAGACCTTCACATCCCATTTCAACCATCATTTCACCACCTCCACTCCATCACACCTCTATTATTCTCGACCAAGACCCGTACCATGTCCCCAGAATAATGCTCCAAAATGAGAATTTCCAG caacaacaacagcagcagcagcaacagcaacagcatCATAAACTTGGAGGAAGGTCTGCATCAGGTTTAGAGGAACTCATAATGGGTTGCACTTCAACTAATATCAAAGAA GAATCATCCATCACAAATCCTCAAGAGGCAGAATGGTTGAAGTATTCTTCATTCTGGCCTGACCCTGACAACCCGGATCATCATGGGTAG
- the LOC126713681 gene encoding phosphatidylglycerophosphate phosphatase PTPMT2 — translation MKIEELDECEDGADDGVSGRQIVIVRSVDAKRAIVGAGARILFYPTLLYNVLRNKIESEFRWWDQVDQFLLLGAVPFPKDVPRLKQLGVGGVITLNEPYETLVPTSLYLAHEIDHLVIPTRDYLFAPSFVDISQAVDFIHQNASSGRTTYVHCKAGRGRSTTIVLCYLVRYKHMTPIDALEYVRSRRPRVLLAPSQWKAVQEYCKRESSTIACSPSGDAVLITKADLEGYHGNYDGETGKQLAMVPKAAKARPMIARLSCFFASLKVSGGCLAVSRQLPVAEARAC, via the exons ATGAAGATCGAGGAATTAGACGAGTGTGAGGATGGAGCAGACGATGGCGTTTCGGGGAGGCAGATTGTGATTGTGAGGAGCGTTGACGCCAAGAGAGCCATCGTCGGAGCCGGTGCTCGGATCCTCTTTTACCCTACCCTTTTGTATAATGTGCTTCGCAACAAGATCGAGTCCGAGTTCAGATGGTGGGATCAAGTTGACCAG TTCTTGCTGCTGGGTGCGGTTCCATTTCCCAAAGATGTTCCACGGTTGAAGCAGCTTGGTGTGGGTGGTGTCATTACTTTGAACGAACCTTATGAAACTTTGGTTCCTACATCCTTATATCTT GCCCATGAGATTGACCATCTAGTAATTCCCACAAGAGATTATCTCTTTGCTCCTTCATTTGTGGATATTAGCCAAGCTGTGGACTTCATTCACC AGAACGCATCTTCTGGTCGAACTACGTATGTTCACTGTAAAGCTGGGCGAGGAAGGAGTACAACCATTGTTCTTTGCTATTTG GTGAGGTACAAGCACATGACACCTATTGATGCCCTGGAATATGTGCGGTCTAGAAGACCTCGGGTGCTGCTAGCGCCTTCACAGTGGAAG GCTGTTCAAGAGTACTGCAAGCGCGAATCATCTACAATTGCATGCTCTCCTTCAGGGGATGCAGTTCTGATAACAAAAGCTGATCTTGAAGGATATCATGGCAATTATGATGGTGAAACTGGTAAGCAGCTGGCCATGGTCCCCAAAGCAGCAAAGGCTCGGCCAATGATAGCAAGGCTATCTTGTTTTTTTGCATCCTTGAAAGTTTCTGGTGGTTGTTTAGCAGTGTCTAGGCAGCTGCCGGTAGCAGAGGCACGTGCTTGCTAA